A stretch of Chitinophaga caeni DNA encodes these proteins:
- a CDS encoding cupin domain-containing protein encodes MSFKMEKVNIAQKLSLFSEFWSPKIVGELNGQLVKLAKFKGEFVWHKHEGEDEMFYVLSGVLNIEFRDRVETLRENEFIIVPRGVEHKPVATEEVSVMLFEPNTTLNTGDQVNEKTRSSLDKI; translated from the coding sequence ATGTCATTTAAAATGGAAAAAGTAAATATTGCTCAAAAACTATCCCTTTTCTCGGAGTTTTGGTCGCCTAAAATTGTCGGTGAACTGAACGGTCAACTCGTGAAGTTGGCCAAGTTCAAAGGAGAGTTTGTATGGCATAAGCACGAGGGGGAGGATGAAATGTTTTATGTGCTTAGCGGCGTCTTGAATATAGAATTTAGAGATCGTGTAGAAACCCTCCGGGAAAATGAGTTTATCATCGTGCCCAGGGGCGTTGAGCATAAGCCGGTTGCCACTGAAGAAGTGTCGGTAATGTTATTTGAGCCTAACACAACTTTAAATACCGGGGACCAGGTCAATGAAAAAACAAGGTCCTCTTTAGATAAAATATAA
- a CDS encoding ABC-F family ATP-binding cassette domain-containing protein has product MILLQNLSYIHPNKDLLFENLYLSVNQYGKAALIGNNGSGKSTLLKIIAGELQASGGTVKIDAKLYYIPQIFGQYDHQSIAEALGVDARLKALKEILSGNTEEEQFAALEDDWGIEERCREAMHHWKLDDFSLETAMSDLSGGQKTRVFLAGIMIHEPGIVLLDEPSNHLDLDARTILYDFIQNAKMTILLVSHDRKLLNLVEEIYELHEGEIVTYGGNYDHYIEQKNIAYNAMQQDVKNKEKALRKAKAVERETAERQQRLDARGKKKSEKAGVAKIMMNTLRNNAEKSTSKLKGIHEEKVQSIMQELKDSRESLAGNDSMKFDFDSSKLHKGKLLFSAKAVNFSYDNRENLWSKNLVFDINSGERIALVGKNGSGKTSLIKMVLGSLEPTAGTVYRADFQPVYIDQDYSLIQNHLTVYQQAQAFNQAKLQEHEIKIRLARFLFTQDAWDKPCRVLSGGERLRLALCCLGMRAEAPGMIVLDEPTNNLDIQNIEILTAAIKDYIGTLLIVSHDQSFLEEVKIGRTIDLNSFV; this is encoded by the coding sequence ATGATCTTATTACAAAACCTAAGCTATATCCATCCGAATAAGGATCTTCTTTTTGAAAATTTATATCTCTCTGTAAATCAATACGGAAAAGCCGCGCTTATCGGGAATAATGGTTCGGGAAAGTCTACCTTGTTAAAGATTATCGCGGGCGAATTACAAGCTTCTGGCGGGACTGTAAAAATTGACGCTAAACTGTATTATATACCGCAGATTTTCGGGCAATACGACCATCAATCTATTGCTGAAGCGCTGGGTGTCGATGCCAGGTTAAAGGCGCTTAAAGAAATTCTTTCGGGCAACACCGAGGAAGAGCAATTTGCAGCCTTGGAAGACGATTGGGGCATTGAAGAAAGGTGCCGTGAGGCCATGCATCATTGGAAGCTGGATGATTTTAGCTTGGAAACAGCCATGTCAGATTTAAGCGGTGGTCAAAAGACCCGTGTATTCTTGGCTGGTATTATGATCCATGAGCCAGGTATCGTGCTATTGGACGAACCTAGTAATCACCTGGATCTTGATGCAAGGACGATCTTGTATGATTTTATACAAAATGCAAAAATGACAATTTTGCTGGTAAGTCACGATCGGAAACTATTGAACCTTGTTGAAGAGATATATGAATTGCATGAAGGCGAGATTGTTACCTACGGCGGAAATTACGATCATTATATAGAGCAGAAGAATATTGCTTACAACGCTATGCAGCAAGACGTTAAAAACAAGGAAAAGGCGCTGAGGAAAGCTAAGGCCGTGGAACGGGAAACGGCTGAAAGACAGCAACGCTTGGATGCCCGCGGGAAAAAGAAAAGTGAGAAAGCCGGGGTTGCCAAAATTATGATGAATACCTTGAGAAATAACGCGGAAAAAAGCACGTCCAAATTGAAAGGTATCCACGAAGAAAAGGTGCAATCGATCATGCAAGAATTGAAGGATAGCCGGGAGTCTTTGGCGGGAAACGATAGCATGAAATTTGATTTTGACAGCTCAAAATTACATAAAGGGAAATTGCTGTTCTCTGCTAAGGCTGTTAACTTTTCATATGATAACCGGGAAAATTTATGGTCAAAAAACCTTGTATTTGATATTAACAGTGGAGAAAGAATTGCATTGGTCGGTAAAAATGGTTCCGGTAAAACCAGCCTCATCAAGATGGTATTGGGAAGCCTGGAACCTACAGCCGGAACCGTTTATAGAGCTGACTTCCAGCCGGTATATATTGACCAGGATTACTCCCTCATACAAAATCATCTAACGGTATACCAACAAGCTCAGGCATTTAACCAGGCTAAACTACAGGAACACGAAATCAAGATCCGCTTGGCGAGATTTTTATTTACGCAGGATGCATGGGATAAACCTTGCAGGGTATTAAGCGGCGGTGAGCGCCTGCGCCTAGCGCTTTGTTGCTTGGGAATGCGTGCCGAGGCCCCTGGAATGATCGTATTGGATGAGCCTACGAATAATTTAGATATACAAAATATCGAAATACTTACAGCAGCCATCAAAGATTATATAGGAACTTTACTAATTGTTTCGCATGATCAATCATTTTTGGAGGAGGTTAAGATCGGTAGAACAATTGACTTGAATTCATTTGTATAA
- a CDS encoding cation:proton antiporter, whose product MELYYSFSVLIVLASLFAYINHRFLKLPSTIGIMLMAIIASIIIRFAGNRIFPHVTEDLMELISGFDFTAVLMGAMLNFLLFAGAIHVNFNDLKQQRLPVLTFSTLSVIISTFIIGYILYYLLPLFSFEVPFIYCLLFGSLISPTDPIAVLGILKTANVPKSLETKIAGESLFNDGVAVVLFAVILQLASSADMDLSFQSISWLLAKEALGGLLLGIVLGYIASRAIKSIDEYTVEVLITISVVMGGYLVAHAMHISGPLTMVAAGLIIGNYGKTKGMSDRTKDYVSKFWELIDEILNAILFLFMGFELLLIQDLQQYWIISVIAIALVLLARFLSIWIPALIVPFKPKLSRGAINMLVWGGLRGGISIALVLSLGPGPYKELLLEMTYFVVVFSILVQGLTIGKVARKVTI is encoded by the coding sequence ATGGAACTTTATTATTCATTTTCAGTATTAATTGTATTAGCATCCTTATTTGCTTATATCAACCACCGTTTCCTGAAATTGCCCTCCACGATAGGCATCATGTTGATGGCCATCATAGCGTCCATTATTATCCGCTTTGCCGGTAACCGGATCTTCCCGCATGTAACCGAGGATTTAATGGAGCTGATTTCAGGATTTGATTTCACGGCGGTACTGATGGGTGCGATGTTAAACTTCCTGCTCTTTGCCGGTGCTATACATGTCAATTTTAATGACCTCAAGCAGCAAAGATTGCCGGTATTAACATTTTCTACACTAAGTGTTATTATATCAACATTCATCATAGGGTATATTTTATATTACCTCTTGCCCCTGTTTAGTTTCGAAGTACCATTTATATATTGCTTATTATTCGGTTCATTGATTTCCCCGACGGACCCCATCGCGGTGCTAGGAATTTTAAAAACGGCGAATGTTCCCAAATCCTTGGAAACAAAAATTGCCGGGGAGTCCCTCTTCAATGACGGTGTTGCCGTGGTATTGTTTGCCGTTATATTACAACTGGCCAGTTCTGCCGATATGGATTTAAGTTTTCAATCCATATCGTGGTTATTAGCGAAAGAAGCCCTGGGCGGACTACTGCTAGGCATCGTGTTAGGCTACATTGCTTCCAGGGCCATTAAAAGCATCGATGAATATACGGTGGAAGTACTGATTACGATCTCGGTTGTAATGGGCGGTTACCTGGTCGCTCACGCGATGCATATTTCCGGTCCGTTGACAATGGTAGCTGCCGGGTTAATCATCGGGAACTACGGAAAAACGAAAGGTATGTCGGACAGGACCAAGGACTACGTGAGCAAATTCTGGGAGTTAATCGATGAGATACTGAACGCGATATTATTCCTGTTCATGGGATTTGAATTGTTGCTGATCCAAGATCTGCAACAATATTGGATTATTTCGGTGATAGCGATCGCGTTGGTACTATTGGCGAGGTTCCTTTCAATATGGATACCCGCACTTATTGTTCCATTCAAGCCTAAGCTAAGCCGGGGCGCCATAAATATGCTGGTATGGGGCGGATTGCGCGGCGGTATTTCCATTGCGCTGGTCCTCTCCTTGGGTCCCGGTCCTTATAAAGAACTATTATTAGAGATGACTTATTTCGTGGTCGTATTTTCCATTTTAGTACAGGGTTTAACGATCGGGAAAGTGGCAAGGAAAGTAACGATTTAA
- a CDS encoding FecR family protein, with protein MDRNKLMLLLEKFKSGECSEGERMALEQWLSKVGLEKDIEDIQLSKDELDNIKHAAWFHVNAAVKPRFNIRRSIKYAVAAVIFMLIAASVWMWKGMNREETIQWQLVVNDKAGMKKVELPDHSKILMAARTKLYYASSFQLNRIVKVEQGRAFFDIKQDASHPFTVKTGALQTEVLGTSFLLEYNPVLNLHRVSVATGKVRVAGVKERFILNPGERICLRDDHVSEDTVSPGDILSFTSNELILRNASLSELIQLLQLQYQVKVVTNLDTSEGNFTCNVSTALSLEQFLEVLEKVSYKPKIHFKITGDQLVVF; from the coding sequence TTGGATCGAAATAAATTAATGCTCCTGCTGGAGAAGTTTAAGTCGGGTGAATGCAGTGAAGGGGAACGCATGGCATTGGAGCAGTGGTTGTCTAAAGTTGGGTTGGAAAAAGATATCGAAGATATCCAGTTATCCAAAGATGAGCTGGACAATATTAAACATGCTGCCTGGTTTCATGTAAATGCTGCTGTAAAGCCTCGCTTCAATATTCGTAGAAGTATTAAATATGCAGTTGCGGCGGTGATATTTATGCTGATCGCTGCATCTGTATGGATGTGGAAGGGGATGAATCGTGAAGAAACCATACAATGGCAACTGGTTGTAAATGATAAAGCCGGTATGAAGAAAGTAGAATTACCGGACCATTCCAAGATATTGATGGCAGCACGCACCAAATTATACTACGCATCATCTTTTCAGTTAAACAGGATTGTTAAAGTGGAACAGGGACGTGCTTTTTTTGATATCAAGCAAGATGCCTCGCATCCTTTTACCGTTAAAACGGGAGCGCTGCAAACGGAAGTACTGGGTACATCTTTCCTGCTGGAATATAATCCTGTACTGAATTTACACAGGGTATCCGTTGCCACGGGTAAGGTGAGGGTAGCCGGTGTAAAAGAGCGGTTTATATTAAACCCCGGTGAGCGGATATGCCTGCGAGATGACCATGTATCGGAAGATACTGTATCACCCGGCGATATTCTTTCCTTTACAAGTAACGAGTTAATACTCCGGAACGCAAGTTTATCCGAATTAATACAATTGTTGCAATTACAATACCAGGTAAAAGTGGTAACGAATCTGGATACATCGGAAGGGAATTTTACTTGCAATGTATCTACTGCACTAAGCCTGGAACAGTTTTTAGAGGTGTTGGAAAAAGTAAGCTATAAACCGAAAATACATTTTAAAATAACGGGAGATCAACTCGTCGTCTTTTAA
- a CDS encoding mechanosensitive ion channel family protein, whose translation MKKVDQLNHWMYDILKEAGVSNQIAAWLNVLMLIIAFSIICYTIHKVAHKLLKVTVGRIAENTSTPFDDHLVRYKALFYISQLPGLVIVMRAIPWVFIDFPDYAAFASSLADVYLIILCIWIAKAFLNAGKDYLKTKEAFKDKPVESFVQVIMIALYFTGALLIFSSLTGKSVIAFLTAMGAASAILLLIFKDTLLGFVASIQVSANDMVRIGDWITLDKYGADGDVIEINLTTVKVQNFDKTITTIPTYYLISDSFRNWRGMEKGGGRRIKRSIFIKLSSIRYMTDEELQNIGRIQLLKPYLDKASVEIEQYNESAGIDKSLLINGRNLTNAGLFRKYTEEYLSHHPKIHKELTMMVRQLAPNEKGMPIEIYAFTNDVRWVNYEHIMADIFDHLLAAVKYFDLQIFEFPTSGDFTQNRRQVEALEM comes from the coding sequence ATGAAGAAGGTAGATCAGTTAAATCATTGGATGTATGACATTTTGAAAGAAGCGGGCGTATCGAACCAAATAGCGGCTTGGTTAAATGTCTTGATGCTCATCATAGCATTTTCTATTATCTGTTATACGATTCATAAAGTAGCGCATAAGCTATTGAAAGTTACGGTGGGCAGGATCGCGGAGAATACTTCTACCCCTTTCGACGACCACCTGGTGCGCTATAAGGCGTTATTTTATATCTCGCAATTGCCGGGTTTAGTGATCGTGATGCGGGCAATACCATGGGTTTTTATCGATTTCCCCGATTATGCCGCTTTCGCGTCATCGTTGGCGGATGTATACCTGATTATTTTATGTATCTGGATCGCCAAGGCATTTTTGAATGCAGGGAAAGATTATTTAAAGACGAAAGAAGCATTCAAAGATAAACCTGTTGAAAGTTTCGTACAGGTGATCATGATTGCTTTATATTTTACCGGGGCGCTTTTAATATTTTCTTCGCTTACGGGAAAGTCCGTAATAGCATTTTTAACCGCCATGGGGGCAGCTTCTGCCATCTTGCTATTAATCTTTAAAGACACCTTGTTGGGTTTCGTAGCCAGTATCCAAGTTTCCGCAAATGATATGGTGCGGATCGGGGATTGGATCACGTTAGATAAATACGGTGCGGATGGTGATGTGATTGAAATCAACCTTACAACCGTGAAGGTGCAGAACTTTGATAAAACGATTACAACGATACCAACTTATTACCTGATATCCGATTCCTTTAGAAACTGGAGGGGGATGGAGAAGGGCGGTGGACGTAGGATCAAGCGTTCCATTTTTATCAAGTTATCATCTATTCGTTATATGACAGATGAGGAACTGCAAAATATCGGTAGGATTCAATTGTTGAAACCTTACCTGGATAAGGCTTCTGTCGAAATTGAGCAATATAATGAATCTGCCGGGATCGATAAAAGTTTGCTGATAAACGGGAGGAATTTAACGAATGCCGGCTTATTCAGGAAGTATACCGAGGAGTATCTAAGTCATCACCCGAAAATACATAAAGAATTAACCATGATGGTGCGGCAATTAGCGCCAAACGAAAAGGGAATGCCGATAGAGATTTATGCTTTTACGAATGATGTTCGTTGGGTGAATTATGAGCATATCATGGCCGATATTTTCGATCATTTATTAGCGGCTGTTAAATATTTTGATCTACAAATATTTGAATTTCCAACCTCGGGAGATTTCACACAAAACAGGCGGCAAGTCGAAGCTTTGGAGATGTAA
- a CDS encoding RNA polymerase sigma factor has protein sequence MEQQHPFQIWTAVRRGNQTAFKELFDLYWDQLFAFAYKVLRDKSMAQDVVQSLFIYLWEQHAELPPVNAVDAYLKRALKHRLLNSIRQENIYQKHVNLFQQVLEESVCSSHDVLQVKESEQQLLNAIESLPDAMKQAFYLHRVEHLSIAEIAHLQGTSPQTIRNQVNIALKKIRLKWTIAETIMVLWMSYMFL, from the coding sequence ATGGAACAGCAACATCCGTTTCAAATTTGGACTGCCGTAAGAAGGGGAAACCAAACCGCTTTCAAGGAGCTGTTCGATTTGTACTGGGATCAATTGTTTGCATTTGCTTACAAGGTGCTCAGGGACAAGTCGATGGCCCAGGATGTGGTGCAGTCGCTTTTTATTTATCTGTGGGAGCAGCATGCCGAGTTGCCGCCCGTTAATGCGGTGGATGCTTATTTAAAGCGTGCATTGAAACACCGTTTGTTAAATTCTATCCGGCAGGAAAATATTTACCAGAAACATGTCAACCTGTTTCAACAGGTACTGGAGGAATCCGTTTGTTCTTCCCATGATGTACTGCAAGTGAAGGAGTCTGAACAACAATTATTAAACGCCATAGAAAGCTTGCCGGATGCCATGAAGCAAGCTTTTTACCTGCATAGGGTAGAACATCTTTCTATTGCCGAGATTGCCCATTTACAAGGAACTTCCCCGCAAACCATCCGCAACCAAGTGAACATCGCGCTCAAAAAAATCAGGCTAAAATGGACCATTGCTGAAACTATAATGGTATTGTGGATGTCTTATATGTTCTTATAA